DNA from Tripterygium wilfordii isolate XIE 37 chromosome 4, ASM1340144v1, whole genome shotgun sequence:
AACAGAAACACCAGCGCTATCCAGATTCTGATGATTAGTTGAATTATGGATAAGCTCTGAAACTTTGTTAAGCCGCATCTGCACATTTAAAGTGACATAAGTAAGCAAAATGAGGACATACAACAGGGGGTGAAAGAAAAATCTAGCACATAATCTAAACTAAATTCAAGAAGGATACCATCGCTGCAGAAGGAGCTACAAAATCATGTCATTTTCGTTCTCAAAGTAAGTATCTGGAAGATTCAAACAGAAGATACCTGTTTCGCTCGCTTTCCAAAGACAAATAGCATTGCATCTATCACATTGCTTTTTCCACTGCCGTTGGGTCCAACCACTGCAGAAAAACTCTGGAacagaaaaattgaaaagaaaaaggtaaTTCGTTTGGCAGATAAACTATAAACTCCATCTAATAATCGAGAAGCTGATATAAATTCAGTTTGCCTCAAATTTTCATTCACAGAAAGTTCAATATCGTCTAGTCCACCTCTCTTATGAAGTTCAACTAAGGATCCAAAAGACCATTCAGAGCAAGAAATCAAATGAAACCattaatttttactccaattTTCTGTCACAGCATGACAAACAACAGAACCCTAGTTATCAATTTACACCAACAAAGTCACCAAAcggaaaataaaaatcaaagccCTAACCTTGTGGAAGGGCCCAACACGCTGCTCTCCGGCGTAGGATTTGAAGTTTCTCATCACCATTTCGTTGATAACCAGCCTCGGGTTTCCGGATCCCGATCCCGATCCCCGGCGCACCGAGTCGGACTCGCGCTCCGCTAACTCCGCCGACTCCATTCCCATTCGAGTTCAACTCGAAGCCGGTAACACTAGCAGTTTCAGGTTCAGATTTGAAGATTTGTGGACCGAGTTTCTGCTGCTTGATTTCGGATTTTggatattaaattaaaaaaaaaaagatttcttttCCGCGGAGGTCGATAAATAAACCAAAAGGGAATTATGGCGGGAATTCGAAAGTAGTGGAGGAGACTctttttgaatatttgattgGGCAAAGAGTAATGCGCTATGGGTTGGGCCTTGTATGTGGGCTTCCAGCTTGAAGTTCAGCTCAAAATGTAAATGGGCCGGAGTTAAAGATACAAAATTggataaattttatatataataaaggGGATTATAGGGAGAGAATTAGGAATATGGAATGCACATCACATCCTCCAAATAGTAATGGTTGACATAGAGCAAACGAGAGGTgattcgattgacaatcgattgagttaggcatatgtgtgttcaatgttcgattccaatgagaaccATATTTTTCAacgatatttttaaaaaaaaatgattgacaTGGGCATTGCTCTTTGCGTAAACAAAGGCCGCCCCTGTAACTCCATGAGAAGTATGACAAAACGTGTTAGTAATGGTTCGCAATTCCTAGTTATTAATGCCAATGGTAGCATAAGACCACTGTTCCTTTGTCAACATCCAAACTCATATTGTGCAAAGGACCAAAACTTCAAAACCTAGAGGGGCATTGCCACATTGGTAACTATTTTTGGTGCTCCACTTGAAAATTGAGACCACCAGCCAGACTCACATTTAACCTTGCAACCCTACTGCCTTCACTTTCTGGTTGCAGAACTCACAAATAATTAATGAACCATAACTCCTTACACACAcaacaaatttgaaaataaattcgCGAGCTTCATATGTCTCACATGATCCATACATCTTACCTAATTGGGATGCTAActgttgggatccctatcaatattaaaaaattaatgaagcATAACAAATTGAACCCAAAACTACTCAGTGGACCTACTGATAGTAATAGCACTGCATGTAATTATAAAACATGAAATTCATTTCattgatatatataataattagatAGGTAACACAGTAGCCACTCTCATTGTAAGAGGAAATTAAAGAGCCTCAGCCCATGGAGtgactaaacaaaaaaaaaaaaacatttccaaCATAACCCAAAAACAGAATCATAATTAGTTAGACATAGACATAAGTGGCTGCAGTACCAACACTGCTTTTTTGACAGTTACAAGAAAAAAGGGAGACCAATCAAGAGGTGTTGAagtttcaagggcatttgggtcCTCCTTCCTTGGTCTTCCAGTTATTGTAGCAAGAGCACACTTCTTTATGACCATAATAACCTGGGGGCACACACAAGCACTTCTTGCAACACTTGTTGCAGAACAGTATGCAGGCATTGTGGTACTGTGTCTGCTTGCACCTCCTGTCGCATTCTTTTGGGCATTCTGGTCATATCACACCGATTATCATTGTTAATTCCACTAATGGTCAAAAACACCCACAAATTctgcaaataaaaaatacacaGTTTCCCAAAATTTTGACCACAAGCCATTGCTTGGCTTTGACTCCTCACAGTCCTCAGTCATTTTCTCAGGCTTTTTTTTGGGACATCAGAGGAACCAAATAATGTAGAAAATGGAAGGATCAGAATTTAAAGagtagagaagaaagaaagagtgcGTACGGAAGCTCTTGAGACTCCCATTTCCATAGCGATTCTGAAACAAAAATGTGGGTTTTGTTAGTGAAGATGCATTGATGGCAAAAAACAACACAAGATCTGATTTTGTTAAGTATTTTATCACAATTAGAAGCACTAAAAACAGAGTTAGGTTATTTACTTACCCCGTTGTTGTAGTGGTGACCTCCATTTCCATTTGAAGCCATAACCTGCAAATCCAGAGAAACCCAAATAATAAGCATCTCAGCAaataaaacccacaaaaaattgTGTGGGTGCAGAGAATGTGAAGGGTCTCACCATCGTTTGGAGCATGGAAATCGCAATGAGTGTAAAAAGCAGGATAGCAACAAACTTAGCCATGGTGTTTTCCCCCTCACAAACAAACACTTCTCAAGAAGACAAAGCACAACAAGAAGATAACAATAAGAGACAGAAAAAGAAGGGCTTGTTTGCTTGAAGATATGGGGGTTCTTAGTTGGGTATAAATAGAGATTGTTTTATGTGGGAGATGTAGGGAGGTTGGGCCATCAAGAGGGTTGGTTGTGTTTAGTTAGTGTATGGATTTACTATGGGCCTGGGTTTACATTGAAAAGAGTCAAAAGACATGGAGTGGCTTTGAACAATCAAAGAACAATTGACCAGTGCCTAGGTGCACTAATTGCAAAAGTACTTGTAATAATTTTGCCTGTAAAAACTaattttacaaaaaagaaaatagtgtTAACCCTGACACATATGTCGGTGCTTTATAGTTTCTATTCCACAATTTGAATGTTTTGGccttttggggtttttttttagaTACAACCTAAGTAGATATAACGCaatactacaacacactacccagagtattatatccaggcaaaaaagtgtgttgtagtgggaacttatatactacttaagAGGAACTAaactaaccgatgtgggagtacGCAGATGGTAGACACAGGCACTTCAACcacaatcacacacacacacacactccacTCACATTCTCACGTGAGCTACATTTGTTTTTTTGAGATACAACCTAAGTAGATATAACGCaatactacaacacactacccagagtattacatccaggcaaaaaagtgtgttgtagtgggaacttatatactacttaagAGGAACTAaactaaccgatgtgggagtacGCATATGGTAGACATAGGCACTTCAACCACAatcagacacacacacacactccacTCACATTCTCACGTGAGCTACATTTGTTTTTTTGAGATACAACCTAAGTAGATATAACGCaatactacaacacactacccagagtattacatccaggcaaaaaagtgtgttgtagtggaacttatatactacttaagAGGAACTAaactaaccgatgtgggagtacGCAGATGGTAGACACAGGCACTTCAACCACAatcagacacacacacacactccacTCACATTCTCACGTGAGCTACATTTGTTTTTTTGAGATACAACCTAAGTAGATATAACGCaatactacaacacactacccagagtattacatccaggcaaaaaagtgtgttgtagtgggaacttatatactacttaagAGGAACTAAATAAGCATTGGCTCAACAATCAAATTGATGGCAAATCTTTCACTATTAGGTGTGTTggtgttgaatttttttaatctaactAGAGCATTTGCGGTTAATCCCAATCATTGAAGCATTTTTTTAATCTACCACATCACTTGTCCCATTTCCTTCACATCTGTTGATTTCGACACTGATCATTAGGGTGTTAATAACTAAAACCCCGTTATagagtgaagaaaaaaaaaaggtggaatCCCATGTTAGGGGATCAATGGCTCcaaaattttacttttttaaaaaaaaaaacttgtcgaACTTTTTCTCAAGGGCTGCGCCAATAAAGATGTTGTATTttactgatgtgattgtattgggagaagtgttttgtttatgtgaatgtattgatattttgtgttttggtatagttttgttgtggataatagaGGAATAGAATGTTATTGGTCTCCACGTTGGGTGGGAAgtgaaagtgtatagaaattt
Protein-coding regions in this window:
- the LOC119997789 gene encoding gibberellin-regulated protein 4, with translation MAKFVAILLFTLIAISMLQTMVMASNGNGGHHYNNGNRYGNGSLKSFQCPKECDRRCKQTQYHNACILFCNKCCKKCLCVPPGYYGHKEVCSCYNNWKTKEGGPKCP